From Verrucomicrobiota bacterium:
GCCCTCCGCCAAACGGGCCAGACCGTCGCCGTCCGCGATTATGACGCGCAGGGCACCGCCACAAAGTCCCTCGCCCGTTTCGGCGGCACGCGGGCCAGGGACGGCCACGCTTACGATCAGTTACTCATCGACAC
This genomic window contains:
- a CDS encoding AAA family ATPase encodes the protein MKIALLGKKGGTGKSSLCILLHEALRQTGQTVAVRDYDAQGTATKSLARFGGTRARDGHAYDQLLIDT